The Planctomycetota bacterium sequence CAACGCGTGCATTCCATTCTATGACCTTTGTATCACCACGAAGCGTTACGAGATTAACACATATCGGGAAAAGGGAGCGTCGAACGTTGTGTTTGCATGGCAAGGAATAGATGACCGGTTCGTACGTCTCGCAGAATGCGCGCGGACGGAGGGACGCCGCTTTGATTTGGTCTTCGTGGGTCATGCGGAGGCACACTATGTCTCGCATCTAAGGGCGGCTCGCATGGTCACCAGAAATATGCGCGTTCAGGGCCCTGGTTGGGAGCGCCTGGCCAAAAGGGAGCCGGATTGGATGCCTGTTGTCGGCCCCCCGGTATGGGGAGATCTTATGACGAGAACGCTGGCCGAAGGAAAGATTGGCATCGGACTCTTGTCAAAATTGTGTCCGGACACGTTCACTACGCGTTCGTTCGAAATCCCTGGAGCAGGGGCCATGCTCCTCGCCGAACGAACTCGCGACCACCTGGAAATCTTCGAGGAAAATCACGAAGCTGTGTTCTTCAGCTCAAAGGAAGAAATGCTGGCTAAGTTGTCCCACTATGTGAAGAATGAATCCGCGCGCCGCCGTATCGCGGAAGCCGGCCGTACCCGTGTTTTAAAATCGTTTCTTTGGCGCGACGTGCTCGCTTCCGTCATTCGTCATATCGAGCAACTGAGACATGCCTCTTAACATTGCGCCTAGACCGGATAATCCGATCCCCGGCCATTCGCACCGCTTCATGCTCGCGTATACGACAGGAGCGATTGTTCTCTATGCCTGCCTTCTGGCGCATGGCGAACGTGATTTTATCCACTTTGGAAATGCGATCCTGCCACCGAGTTTGGGACTCATCTGTCTCTGGACGTGCTACCGCATGGTAAGGAAGGAGGCCTTAACCCTTTGCTCTCCCTTGCCATGGTTTCTCCTGGCTTGGTCAGTCTATTACGCCGTGGGGTCCCTCGTGTATGTCTACGGAAGCCCAGAAACGATTTCGTACCTCGACACATTATATCCTGTTGATCCACAGACTTTGCTCCGGACAAATCTCCTCAATGCTCTGGCCCTTCTGATTGTGGTTTCGACGGCAGCGCTCCTGCGAATATCACGCTCTTCTGGCAAGGATCCAGCCGTTCATCTCATTCATGACCCTTTCAAGGTAGCAATAGTCTTTCTTGCCATCGGAATGCCGGTCAAGTATCTCCTGGAGTGGCCCTATGTCGTCGGCTTGCTGGACTACACCCTTCCTGGAGCTATCCAGTACCTTGGAAGCCTCTCAGGCGTCGCTCAAATTCCCCTTGCCGTCGCTTCGACCGGGAAGCGCCGGCTAACCCGTTGGCTTCTTTGGGGAAACCTCACGCTGGAGCTCGCCTTCGGGGTTGCCATTCTTTCCAAACTTCACATTCTCCTTACGATCATATGGACCTGTCTCGGATTTCACTTCATCCGTCCCAACGTCCATCGTCTTATTCTCACTGGGGTTGTTTTGGCAATTATGTATGCCTTCCTGCTTTCGCCATTCGTCAACTTCGCAAGATCAATTTTGAATCACCCTTCCGCGCAGAACCTTGCCGAGGTCGCAGAGACGCTTGGCTTTTATGTATACGCGGGTGGCGAAACCACGCCCCACGCACTGTCGGGGGTACAAGGATGGTGGTCGAGACTATCCTATTCCAACGTCCAGGCATTTGCCATGGATCAATACGACCAAGGAGCAGCCGGCTGGACCTTCCATCGAATACCTTTCGTGTTCCTTCCAAGAGTTTTCCTTCACGACAAACCTATCATGACTCCAGGAAGAGAATTCACCTACACCTTGCGAGGAACAGAACATTCTTCGACTGGCCTCGGTTTTGCGGCTGAGGCGTATTGGCATGGTGGATGGCTTGCCGTCTTCTGCGTATGCGGATACGTCGGCCTTTTGTTTACCGTTTTGGGCAAAATCTGTTGGCACGCCGTACGGTCACACCGATGGCTGTATACCCCCGCTATTTGCAAGGCAATCCTGCTTGGACTCCGTCCGGATGATTGGTTTGTGCCTGCTTACATTGGAGGTGTACTTCATGTAGCCGTTATGACCCTCGTTTTGCACATTCTTTTCAGACGTCTTGTCTGCACGAACATACCGTCCCCCCGTCAACGAAGCCGTCGACTATCCCACGTCAACAAGCCTCTGGCGTTGTCCTGAAGACTGGAGTTCCGAAGCCATGCCCTGTTATTTGCAAATAGAATATTCGGATAAACTTTAAACCGGGCAGTGACAGGCGCGATGCGGATCGTCCATATCCTTCCCGCCCTGGGCATCGAAGCCTCGGGACCCGTCTATTCGGTCACCCGCCTCTGCGAAAGCCTCCGCGAGGAAGGCGCCGAATCCCAAATCGCCATCACCGACTATGTCCGGGGACTCTCTTTTCCAGACTACGTAAAGGTGTTCCCGCTGGGCTTCGGCCCGCGATCACTCTGCAGGTCACCCCGGATGGCGCGGTGGCTGCTCACCCAGGCCGTCCAGGACCGCCTCGACGTGATCCACAGTCATGGACTCTGGACCATGCCCAATGTGTATCCCGGAAGGGCACGAAGACGGTCCAACGCCAGACTCGTCGTATCACCGCGGGGAACCCTCTCTCCGTGGAGCCTGAACCACCATCGTATCCGCAAGCGCATTTTCTGGAAACTCCTCCAGTCCCAGGTCCTTGAGCGCGCCGATTGTCTGCACGCCACATCCGAGCAGGAATATCGGGATATACGCGCCCTCGGCTTTACCCAGCCCATCTGCATCATTCCGAACGGAATCGATATCCCCCCTCCGCGATCTTCTCCTCCGGCCAGCCCCCCCCTACTGCTTTTCCTGGGCCGACTCCATCCCAAGAAGGGAGTAGACCTGCTCCTCCAAGCCTGGCGGGAAGTACAAGACACATTCCCCGATTGGCGCCTGGTCATCGCAGGACCCGACAATGACGGATATCTCGCTACTCTCCAGGCCTTGGCCCGTTCGTTGAACCTGCAAAGAATCGTCTTTCCCGGCCCTCTCTATGGAGACGAAAAGCTTGCGGCCTACCGGGAAGCAAGCCTTTATGTGCTCCCGACGCATTCTGAGAATTTCGGTCTGACGGTTGCCGAAGCGCTCGCGGCAGGAACCCCCGTCATCACCACCAAGGGGGCCCCATGGGCCGAGCTTGTCCGTGAACACGCAGGATGGTGGATCGAGCCCACCGTGCAGTCCCTCGTGGATTGCCTTCGCGAGGCCCTCTCCCTTCCGGTTGAGCGCTTGATAGAGATGGGCGAGAAGGGCCGTCAGTGGATGGAACGAACTTACTCGTGGAAAACGCTTGCCCGCCGGACGCTTTCCACTTACCAATGGCTCCTTACCGGGGGCCCGCCGCCCGCCTGGGTCCGATGCTCGTGAAGGAGAAAACCTCAACGTCTCAAGAACCCGCCTGCCCCATTTGCGGCACGGCGGCACCCTCCCCGTTTCGCTTCCAACTCCTTCGCTGCACGACGTGCACCGTCATCCTGAACCCGGTCATTTATCGCTCCGGAACGGCGGAGATACTCAACGAAGAAACGTTCGGGGACGGGTATGAGCCTGAACGATCCTTCTGGGTCCGCTGGTTCAACTCCTGGAAAAACCGCCGGTACCTCGGATACCTGCGCGACCTCGGCGTCACCCAGGGAAGACTTCTCGAAGTGGGCGTGGGGAGCGGCTCGTTCCTGAGGGCCGCCCGCTCCGCAGGCTTCACGGTGACGGGATGCGATCTCTCAGAAACCGTCTGCAGACGCATCGAGGAACGATGGGGCATCCCCATGCACCGGGGAAGCCTCGACCTCCTGCCGCCCGCCCAGTGGGATGTCGTCGTCATGAATCACGTGCTGGAGCACGTGCAGGATCCCGTCGATTTCCTTCGAGCCGCCCGCCGGCGCCTCCGCCCTGGGGGCGTCCTCCACGTCGCCGTGCCCAACGTCGCATGCATCGAAGCCTTGTTCCCCGGATGGAACTGTTATCTGCCCTGCCATCTTTCATATTTCACGCCGCAGAGTTTGTCTCAAACGCTCCGGCGAGCGGGCTTCCAGGTGGAGCGGCGCCTCACCCATGAAAACTTTTCGACTTGGTTCCTCACGGGGCTGAGAACGCTTCTTGGCGTTTCTACCGCCTCCTCCCCTGCTCTGGCGGCGTCGCTGAGACGGGTCCCCTCCTGGTGGCCCCTGGTGGAGTTCCCGTACCGGCTCCTCATGGTCGGAACCGGCTTCCTAACGACGCCTCTCCGGAAACTTCAGTCGGCTTTCGAACGAGGCGATGAAGTCATCGCCCTGGCGAGAGCGTGATGACGACCTCTCCCCCCCCGCCGGCCGATGTGTCCGTCATCATCCTCACCTACAACGAGGAAGCCAACATCGCCCAGGCCCTTCGATCCGCGGCCGGATGGGCCCGGCAGATCTTCGTGGTCGATTCCTTCAGCACCGACCGCACCGTCGAAATCGCCCGATCGTTTCCCTGTGAAGTCGTGCAGCATCCCTTCGAGAACTATTCGAAGCAGAGAAACTTCGCCCTCTCCCATCTTCCCATCGGAACGGAATGGATTTTCTTCCTGGACGCCGACGAGTGGCTCCCGGAGACGCTCAAGGAGGAAATCCGGGAAACCATCCGGCGCGCTCCTCGGGAAAACGGATACTTCCTCAAGTGGCGCTTGATCTGGATGGGTCGCTGGATCCGGCGGGGTTACTACCCCACCTGGATCCTGCGCCTGGCCCGCCGCGGAAAAGTCCGCTGCGAAGACCGGCCCGTCAATGAACACCTCGTCGTCGAAGGCCCGACGGGATATCTGAAAAACGACTTCATCCATGAGGACCGCAAGGGAATCACCTCCTGGATCGCCAAACACAACGCTTATGCCGCCCGCGAAGCCGAAGAATTGCTCCGCCGAAGAACGGCCGATTTCACGGAGATCCCGGCCCGGTTCGGAGGAACCCAGGCCGAGCGCAAGCGATGGATCCGAAAGAGAATCTGGGAGCGCCTTCCCCCTCTCGTGCGCCCTTTCCTGTACTTCGGTTATCGCTACTTCCTGCGGGGCGGGTTCCTGGACGGCAAGGCCGCCTTCGTTTATCATTTTCTCCATGCCCTATGGTTCCCGCTCCTCATCGACGTGAAGTATCTGGAACTTCGGGCGCGCGCCGAAGCGCCCCCCCGGTCGCCCGACCGACCGTAATCTTCCTTCACGCCCCCCGCCCCTGACATGTGCGGCATCGCCGGCGCCTGGGGCCGTTTCGAATCCGACCTTGTCCCCCGGATGATCCGACGCCTCGCCCACCGCGGACCCGACGACGAAGGTATCTACCGCCCCTCCCGCCAATTCCTGACGCTTGGTCACCGGCGCCTCGCCATCCTTGACCGCTCCCCCGCCGGCCGGCAACCGATGGTCGACCCCTCCACGGGAACCTGCATCGTCTTCAACGGGGAAATCTACAACCATCCCGAGTGGCGGGAACGCCTCGAGAAAGATGGAGCCCGCTTCCAGGGGCGCTCCGATACCGAGGTCCTCCTGGCCCTTTATAGAGCGTACGGCCCGGGAATGCTGGACCTCCTCGAGGGAATGTTCGCCTTCGCCCTCTGGGATCCACGACGTGAGGAGCTTCTCCTGGCCCGCGACGGCTTCGGCGTCAAACCGCTTTACTTTACCGAGACTCCGAAAGGATTCCTCTTCGCGAGCGAAATCAAGGCGCTTCTGGAGGAACCCTCCGTCAACCGCGCTCCGGATCCCGTCGCCCTCGCCCAATACCTCACGTACCTCTGGTGCCCTTCGCCCCGCACCCCCTTCAGAGACATCCGCAAGCTTGAACCCGGAAAGGCCCTCCTTCTTCGAGACGCCGGAATACGCGAATCCTGGACCTTTTACGCACCGCCCGTCCATGCCCCGCGTTCCGGCGCCCCCCCCTCCGAGATCGCCGGACGCGTCCGCCAAACGCTCGATCAGGCCGTCCACAGGCAGATGATTTCGGACGTCCCGGTGGGGGCTTTCCTTTCCGGAGGGCTCGATTCATCCGCCATCGTCGCCCTTGCTCGAACCCATACGCCCGACCGGCTTCGCTGCTTTTCCATCGAACTCCCCGCCGAGGACGCCTCCGCCGAAGGAATAATCGACGACCTCCCCTACGCCCGCCGGGCGGCGGCCCATCTCGGAGTCGAGCTCCACACCCTTTCCGCCCGCTTCAACCTGGCCAACGAACTCGACCTCATGATTCGCACCCTCGAGGAACCCCAGGCCGATCCCGCCGCGCTTCACGTCTATTTCATCTCCTCCATCGCCCGCCGC is a genomic window containing:
- a CDS encoding class I SAM-dependent methyltransferase, which codes for MKEKTSTSQEPACPICGTAAPSPFRFQLLRCTTCTVILNPVIYRSGTAEILNEETFGDGYEPERSFWVRWFNSWKNRRYLGYLRDLGVTQGRLLEVGVGSGSFLRAARSAGFTVTGCDLSETVCRRIEERWGIPMHRGSLDLLPPAQWDVVVMNHVLEHVQDPVDFLRAARRRLRPGGVLHVAVPNVACIEALFPGWNCYLPCHLSYFTPQSLSQTLRRAGFQVERRLTHENFSTWFLTGLRTLLGVSTASSPALAASLRRVPSWWPLVEFPYRLLMVGTGFLTTPLRKLQSAFERGDEVIALARA
- a CDS encoding glycosyltransferase family 2 protein → MTTSPPPPADVSVIILTYNEEANIAQALRSAAGWARQIFVVDSFSTDRTVEIARSFPCEVVQHPFENYSKQRNFALSHLPIGTEWIFFLDADEWLPETLKEEIRETIRRAPRENGYFLKWRLIWMGRWIRRGYYPTWILRLARRGKVRCEDRPVNEHLVVEGPTGYLKNDFIHEDRKGITSWIAKHNAYAAREAEELLRRRTADFTEIPARFGGTQAERKRWIRKRIWERLPPLVRPFLYFGYRYFLRGGFLDGKAAFVYHFLHALWFPLLIDVKYLELRARAEAPPRSPDRP
- a CDS encoding glycosyltransferase, which translates into the protein MTRTLAEGKIGIGLLSKLCPDTFTTRSFEIPGAGAMLLAERTRDHLEIFEENHEAVFFSSKEEMLAKLSHYVKNESARRRIAEAGRTRVLKSFLWRDVLASVIRHIEQLRHAS
- the asnB gene encoding asparagine synthase (glutamine-hydrolyzing), with protein sequence MCGIAGAWGRFESDLVPRMIRRLAHRGPDDEGIYRPSRQFLTLGHRRLAILDRSPAGRQPMVDPSTGTCIVFNGEIYNHPEWRERLEKDGARFQGRSDTEVLLALYRAYGPGMLDLLEGMFAFALWDPRREELLLARDGFGVKPLYFTETPKGFLFASEIKALLEEPSVNRAPDPVALAQYLTYLWCPSPRTPFRDIRKLEPGKALLLRDAGIRESWTFYAPPVHAPRSGAPPSEIAGRVRQTLDQAVHRQMISDVPVGAFLSGGLDSSAIVALARTHTPDRLRCFSIELPAEDASAEGIIDDLPYARRAAAHLGVELHTLSARFNLANELDLMIRTLEEPQADPAALHVYFISSIARRCGVPVLLSGAGGDDLFTGYRRHEALAAERLWSWMPRPFRRSLQTAVALLPAKGLLSRRIRRALGNAGAKDHLRLLTYFEWCPADLAAGLLHPDLAPDVTPEAIRAPLQTFLDGLPDASTPLDRMLALERRFFLADHNLLYTDKMAMAHGIEVRVPFLDRDVAALAASLPDSCKIRRGVTKWILRKAFENDLPREILRRPKTGFGVPLRQWLRGPLRVPLDELLHPDTLRRRRIFNPQAVSRLVSADRTGQIDAAYTILSVLCIDLWWRRFVDGGP
- a CDS encoding glycosyltransferase; this encodes MRIVHILPALGIEASGPVYSVTRLCESLREEGAESQIAITDYVRGLSFPDYVKVFPLGFGPRSLCRSPRMARWLLTQAVQDRLDVIHSHGLWTMPNVYPGRARRRSNARLVVSPRGTLSPWSLNHHRIRKRIFWKLLQSQVLERADCLHATSEQEYRDIRALGFTQPICIIPNGIDIPPPRSSPPASPPLLLFLGRLHPKKGVDLLLQAWREVQDTFPDWRLVIAGPDNDGYLATLQALARSLNLQRIVFPGPLYGDEKLAAYREASLYVLPTHSENFGLTVAEALAAGTPVITTKGAPWAELVREHAGWWIEPTVQSLVDCLREALSLPVERLIEMGEKGRQWMERTYSWKTLARRTLSTYQWLLTGGPPPAWVRCS